From one Candidatus Cloacimonadota bacterium genomic stretch:
- the grpE gene encoding nucleotide exchange factor GrpE: protein MKKKKDKQGMELEMRAYQEESTAEAASEKVAAAAETETGPQEEQKEPDPMQRVAELERENQELKDKYLRSMAEFENYRRRSIAEKSDWIKLATQKLALEICDVMDNFERALSQEEAADHDNAFVKGVTQIEQQLRSILGKEGVCKIEALGEEFDPSLHEALAHIPSEYEANLVAAVIQNGYTMHDKVLRPVRVAVSSGKHENKQTETEPPTEEMPSGGKGADVINIEVK, encoded by the coding sequence GTGAAAAAGAAAAAGGATAAACAAGGCATGGAATTGGAAATGAGAGCATATCAGGAAGAAAGTACGGCGGAGGCCGCCTCCGAAAAAGTGGCCGCGGCTGCTGAAACCGAAACTGGACCGCAGGAAGAGCAAAAGGAGCCGGACCCGATGCAGAGAGTGGCCGAACTGGAACGCGAGAATCAGGAACTGAAGGATAAATACCTGCGCAGCATGGCGGAATTTGAGAACTACCGCCGCCGCAGCATCGCCGAAAAGAGCGATTGGATCAAGCTGGCCACGCAAAAGCTGGCTTTGGAGATCTGCGACGTAATGGACAACTTCGAGCGCGCCCTCAGCCAGGAGGAGGCAGCCGACCATGACAACGCCTTCGTGAAGGGCGTAACGCAGATCGAACAGCAGTTGCGCAGCATCCTCGGCAAAGAGGGAGTCTGCAAGATCGAAGCCCTCGGCGAAGAGTTCGATCCCTCGCTGCATGAGGCCTTGGCCCATATTCCCAGCGAATACGAGGCCAACCTCGTGGCTGCCGTCATCCAAAACGGCTACACCATGCACGACAAGGTGCTGCGTCCTGTGCGCGTGGCCGTCTCTTCAGGCAAACATGAAAACAAACAGACGGAAACCGAGCCGCCCACGGAAGAAATGCCTTCCGGCGGCAAAGGTGCCGATGTAATAAACATTGAAGTAAAATAA
- a CDS encoding heat-inducible transcription repressor HrcA encodes MKKNQLRLNATLAALVDEYISSNEPVSSRVLNEKYLTGVSSATLRLDLMKLEQAAQISQPHTSAGRVPTILGYRSYLRLIEAEHANVRFKDMEVLRELLIKHYKDTPLALHYIMLLLAQETDQLSFVAEPEISGGYLAKLEVFPIGNGKYIFVMSLDSGLDKTVVMKLEQEFTEAQLKKLVRYLNDELAGLRIYDIANRVLVEMRENMYRDNPMVSTFLRELHRAFVDISDFFINYDGSIKFLEQPEFDSKRNILSFMNFIQRQDLVINLMRSKDSGKEVNVLMGEDFNVPEWTEFCLIYGRYEVFGIPGYLGVVAPLRTHYRKLIPLIRDITQTITETTRKGMMVAK; translated from the coding sequence ATGAAAAAAAATCAGCTCAGACTCAATGCCACGCTGGCCGCGCTGGTTGATGAATACATCAGCAGCAACGAGCCGGTGTCGTCACGCGTGCTGAACGAAAAGTATCTCACCGGAGTGAGTTCGGCAACGCTGCGCCTCGATCTGATGAAGCTGGAGCAAGCCGCTCAGATCAGCCAGCCGCACACTTCCGCGGGACGCGTGCCCACCATCCTGGGCTATCGCAGCTACCTCCGCCTCATCGAAGCGGAGCACGCGAACGTGCGTTTCAAGGACATGGAAGTGCTGCGCGAATTGCTGATCAAGCATTACAAGGACACGCCGCTGGCGCTGCATTACATAATGCTGCTGCTGGCGCAGGAGACGGACCAGCTCAGCTTTGTGGCCGAGCCCGAGATCTCCGGCGGCTATCTGGCGAAGCTGGAAGTGTTTCCCATCGGCAACGGCAAATACATCTTCGTGATGAGCCTCGATTCGGGACTGGACAAGACCGTGGTTATGAAGCTCGAGCAGGAATTCACAGAAGCGCAGCTTAAAAAGCTGGTGCGCTATCTGAACGACGAACTGGCCGGGCTCCGCATCTACGACATCGCCAACCGAGTGCTGGTTGAGATGCGCGAAAACATGTATCGCGACAATCCCATGGTGAGCACTTTCCTGCGCGAGCTGCACAGGGCTTTCGTGGATATCAGCGATTTCTTCATCAACTATGACGGCAGCATCAAGTTTCTGGAGCAGCCTGAATTTGACAGCAAACGTAACATTCTCAGTTTCATGAACTTCATCCAGCGGCAGGACCTCGTGATCAACCTGATGCGCAGCAAAGATAGCGGCAAAGAGGTGAACGTGCTGATGGGCGAGGATTTCAACGTTCCCGAGTGGACGGAGTTCTGCCTCATCTACGGCCGCTACGAGGTGTTCGGCATTCCCGGCTACCTCGGTGTGGTGGCGCCTTTGCGAACGCATTACCGCAAGCTGATCCCGCTGATCCGCGACATCACGCAGACGATCACCGAAACCACCCGCAAAGGCATGATGGTGGCCAAATAG
- a CDS encoding TIGR03960 family B12-binding radical SAM protein translates to MQEVFIEPWLPRVEKPSRYIDHELNAVRKAWQDVNFCFVYPDVYEVGVSHLGLKILYSIVNRLEGVMADRAYLPWLDMIDIMRREQLPLFGLESRRPLRDFDLVGITLQSELTYSNIPETLDLAGIPVLANERAEGDAIVMAGGPCATNPLPLSCFIDVFFLGEAEEAIAEIAAVFIRVKDRERRLEELAKLDGCHVPAMPAGQRVISRKFTSFGASATLHSPQLLSWQLATHNRCVSEIMRGCSRGCRFCHAGYFYRPVRERDAAEVRDEILREVALTGWDEAGLLSLSSSDYSRVKELLAGLLAAVDTDRTHISLPSLRVDALDPAMVGLLRELGREGLTIAPEAGSQRLRDVINKNLSEEDIIQGVQTALDLGWQKIKLYFMVGLPLETEEDIDGIITLTQKIASLSRRLQINVTLSPFVPKPFTPFQWVAMLSREELLRRCLKVKQAFSRQRSIRVKYHTIESSLLEAVFSRGDARVGELIHSAWCLGARFDGWNECFDYSIWEQASTATCIDVENYLRERDGEEPLPWDFVDIGITKKFLRREWAHALAGETTPDCREVCSQCGICGPVVRTVDAPAYNASPAAEVSNKNTFQLQQGQIQHRYRLWYAKDGILRFISHLDWMRMLFRLIGQMPLETVFTQGFSPHPRVSLCPPLPLGVASVCEYCDVTFHQAYSSEKIADALAQPRIPQFRLLRSEALSGKGKLPTGEIVGIGIPDQLRMRVEKRLQDFFRTSEHIFTKSTATRSKDYDLKRIVTSTEWNGSRLLIGKSLASPSLYDVLAELLELDKTELYALPVTRYDWLFE, encoded by the coding sequence ATGCAAGAGGTTTTCATCGAGCCCTGGCTGCCCCGCGTGGAAAAGCCCTCGCGCTATATCGACCACGAGCTCAACGCGGTGCGCAAAGCCTGGCAGGATGTGAATTTCTGCTTTGTCTATCCCGACGTTTACGAGGTGGGCGTCTCGCATCTGGGGCTGAAGATCCTCTACTCCATCGTCAACCGCTTGGAGGGCGTGATGGCCGACCGCGCCTATCTGCCCTGGCTGGACATGATCGACATCATGCGCCGCGAACAGCTGCCCCTCTTCGGCCTCGAAAGCCGCCGCCCGCTGCGGGATTTTGACCTCGTGGGCATCACCCTGCAAAGCGAACTCACCTATTCGAACATTCCCGAAACGCTGGACCTGGCAGGCATTCCCGTGCTGGCAAATGAGCGCGCGGAAGGCGATGCAATCGTGATGGCGGGAGGTCCCTGCGCCACCAATCCCCTGCCGCTGTCCTGCTTCATCGACGTATTTTTCCTTGGGGAGGCGGAGGAGGCCATCGCTGAGATAGCAGCCGTATTCATCCGCGTGAAGGATAGGGAAAGGCGGCTTGAGGAACTGGCAAAGCTAGACGGCTGCCATGTTCCGGCGATGCCTGCGGGGCAAAGGGTGATATCGCGCAAATTTACCAGCTTCGGCGCCAGCGCCACTTTGCACAGCCCGCAGCTGCTTTCCTGGCAACTCGCCACCCACAACCGCTGCGTGTCCGAGATCATGCGCGGCTGTTCCCGTGGCTGCCGTTTTTGCCACGCCGGCTACTTCTACCGTCCGGTGCGGGAACGCGACGCCGCCGAAGTGCGCGACGAGATCCTGCGCGAAGTGGCGCTAACGGGTTGGGACGAAGCTGGCTTGCTCTCCCTTTCCAGCAGCGATTACAGCCGCGTGAAGGAACTGCTGGCGGGTTTGCTTGCAGCCGTGGATACCGACCGCACGCACATATCGCTGCCTTCGCTGCGGGTGGATGCCCTCGATCCCGCCATGGTGGGTTTGCTGCGCGAACTTGGCCGCGAAGGCCTCACCATCGCTCCCGAAGCGGGTTCTCAGCGTCTGCGCGACGTGATCAACAAAAACCTCAGCGAAGAGGATATCATCCAGGGCGTGCAAACCGCTCTCGACCTCGGCTGGCAGAAGATCAAGCTTTATTTCATGGTGGGCCTGCCGCTGGAGACCGAAGAGGACATAGATGGCATCATCACCCTCACTCAAAAGATCGCCTCCCTCAGCCGCCGCCTGCAGATCAACGTTACCCTCTCACCCTTTGTGCCAAAGCCTTTCACGCCCTTCCAATGGGTAGCAATGCTTTCCCGTGAGGAGCTGCTGCGCCGCTGCCTGAAGGTGAAGCAGGCCTTTTCCCGCCAACGCAGCATCCGCGTGAAATACCATACCATAGAGAGTTCACTGCTGGAAGCCGTCTTTTCCCGCGGCGACGCCCGCGTGGGCGAACTCATCCACAGCGCCTGGTGCCTCGGCGCCCGCTTCGACGGCTGGAACGAGTGTTTCGACTATTCCATCTGGGAACAGGCTTCCACCGCCACATGCATCGACGTGGAGAACTATCTGCGGGAAAGGGACGGGGAGGAGCCGCTGCCCTGGGATTTCGTGGACATCGGCATCACAAAGAAGTTTCTGCGCCGCGAATGGGCTCACGCGCTGGCTGGCGAAACCACCCCCGATTGCCGCGAAGTCTGCTCCCAATGTGGAATATGCGGCCCTGTGGTGAGGACCGTGGACGCCCCCGCCTACAACGCTTCGCCCGCGGCGGAAGTCAGCAACAAAAATACTTTCCAGCTCCAACAGGGCCAGATCCAGCACCGCTATCGACTCTGGTATGCCAAGGACGGCATTCTGCGCTTCATATCGCATCTGGATTGGATGCGCATGCTTTTCCGCCTCATCGGGCAGATGCCGCTCGAAACCGTCTTCACGCAAGGCTTTTCGCCCCATCCGCGGGTGAGCCTCTGTCCGCCGCTGCCTTTGGGCGTGGCCAGTGTGTGCGAATACTGCGACGTCACTTTCCATCAGGCTTACAGCTCTGAAAAGATCGCTGATGCCTTGGCCCAGCCGCGCATCCCCCAATTCCGTTTGCTGCGCAGCGAAGCCCTCAGCGGCAAAGGCAAGCTGCCCACAGGCGAGATCGTTGGCATCGGGATTCCTGATCAACTGCGTATGCGGGTGGAGAAACGCCTTCAGGACTTTTTCCGAACCAGTGAGCACATCTTTACCAAAAGCACCGCCACCCGCAGCAAAGACTATGACCTCAAGCGCATCGTCACCTCCACCGAGTGGAACGGCTCGCGCCTGCTGATCGGCAAAAGCCTCGCCAGTCCGTCATTATACGATGTGCTGGCGGAACTGCTGGAGCTGGACAAGACCGAGCTCTACGCGCTGCCGGTTACGCGCTACGATTGGTTGTTTGAATAG
- a CDS encoding anaerobic ribonucleoside-triphosphate reductase activating protein, protein MKIGGFQKFSLLDYPGQLAAIVFTQGCNFRCPYCHNPELVDPARFEKPLATGRVLDFLRRRRGKLGAVVITGGEPTVQPDLIGFVKKLKYLGFLVKMDTNGSHPDVLQSLVEQELVDYWAMDVKAPADLYHLVSRSSVPVEDILRSMETLRGSGKEYEFRTTFFERLFDWKDIARVQELLKPGDRFYLQECRYDDTLEDLSAGATNVRKHLQDNPACKTLLRWGDKHHVNIRIRSL, encoded by the coding sequence GAAGTTCTCGCTGCTCGACTACCCCGGACAGCTGGCGGCCATCGTCTTCACGCAGGGCTGTAATTTTCGCTGCCCCTATTGCCACAACCCCGAACTGGTGGATCCCGCGCGCTTTGAAAAGCCTCTGGCGACGGGACGGGTGCTGGATTTCCTCAGGCGAAGAAGAGGCAAACTTGGCGCCGTGGTCATCACCGGCGGCGAACCCACGGTGCAGCCCGATCTGATCGGCTTCGTGAAGAAACTGAAGTATCTGGGTTTCCTCGTGAAGATGGACACCAACGGCTCGCATCCAGATGTGCTGCAAAGCCTTGTGGAGCAGGAACTTGTTGACTACTGGGCGATGGACGTGAAAGCGCCGGCCGACCTTTACCATCTGGTTTCGCGCTCCTCAGTGCCCGTGGAGGACATTCTCCGCAGCATGGAAACCTTGCGCGGCAGCGGTAAGGAATACGAATTTCGTACCACCTTTTTTGAACGCCTCTTCGACTGGAAAGACATCGCCCGCGTGCAGGAACTGCTGAAGCCCGGCGACCGCTTTTACCTGCAGGAATGCCGCTACGACGACACCCTCGAGGACCTCTCCGCCGGCGCCACCAACGTCCGCAAACACCTGCAGGACAATCCCGCCTGCAAAACCCTCCTCCGCTGGGGCGATAAACACCACGTAAACATCCGCATCCGTTCTCTTTAG